From Scleropages formosus chromosome 25, fSclFor1.1, whole genome shotgun sequence, a single genomic window includes:
- the LOC108921592 gene encoding receptor-transporting protein 2-like, translated as MASVTWNVIFQDKVQKLNKPDSWSMEFDDAIEAKRSHIGWKEYIRNPFSRFTCSICHHSWASSKSMVVFHMRLDSPAHNGVVKVRRYKQNCKTCEGATFEEPSVDPKDLDDMMDKLIEKILVNCYGQESSQPKFFRKKVLKGDHLSKHCEACQKGVCDQR; from the exons ATGGCCAGCGTCACTTGGAATGTGATTTTCCAGGACAAAGTCCAGAAGCTGAATAAACCTGACAGCTGGTCTATGGAGTTTGACGACGCGATCGAGGCCAAGAGGTCTCACATCGGCTGGAAGGAGTACATTCGCAACCCCTTCTCCAG GTTCACGTGCTCCATCTGTCACCACAGCTGGGCCTCCAGCAAGTCCATGGTGGTGTTCCACATGCGTCTGGACTCGCCGGCCCACAACGGGGTGGTCAAGGTGCGACGCTACAAGCAGAACTGCAAAACGTGCGAGGGCGCCACCTTCGAGGAGCCCAGTGTCGACCCAAAGGATTTGGACGACATGATGGACAAGCTGATAGAGAAGATCCTGGTCAACTGTTACGGGCAGGAGAGCAGCCAGCCAAAGTTCTTCCGTAAAAAAGTGCTGAAAGGGGACCACCTGTCCAAACACTGTGAAGCCTGCCAGAAAGGGGTCTGTGACCAACGCTAG
- the LOC108921441 gene encoding LOW QUALITY PROTEIN: receptor-transporting protein 3-like (The sequence of the model RefSeq protein was modified relative to this genomic sequence to represent the inferred CDS: inserted 1 base in 1 codon): MFQQKVKELDKEDSWFIEFDDTIETERTASGSKKYICRPFSRFTCSICHHRWASSKSMVVFHMRLTRRXHRGVVKVRRYKQNCERCEGATFEEPNV, from the exons ATGTTCCAACAAAAGGTCAAGGAGTTGGACAAAGAGGACAGCTGGTTCATTGAGTTTGATGACACAATCGAGACTGAAAGGACCGCTTCTGGCTCGAAGAAGTACATCTGCAGACCATTTTCCAG GTTCACATGCTCCATATGTCACCACCGCTGGGCCTCCAGCAAGTCCATGGTGGTGTTCCATATGCGCCTGACTCGGC CCCACAGGGGGGTGGTCAAGGTGCGACGCTACAAGCAGAACTGCGAAAGGTGTGAGGGCGCCACCTTCGAGGAGCCCAATGTCTAG
- the LOC108921586 gene encoding uncharacterized protein LOC108921586, whose protein sequence is MASKGRAAACQRVAGHGVSQPSSLLLLVLIFLYHEPLLAKEVKGVAGENVTILFSFNGSFDGTLLKYANLYKDGNKSAEWRAASSPAPSSHLSLNVTSGKVALVIHGVTEGDSGTYYVALFHDRSNADVTESFKVLLTVHLAATDLTPVNCTETSAGSSQSITYVYVICGLGAAVLSVALVSWFYLTNERSSANQPTQRSAENSQVTSKDPSHLPGYSIEYGVLEFQSRPSGQDGDWSRGSRLDLRDNVEYSVITFQQRNHQGAAKNPTGVC, encoded by the exons ATGGCCTCGAAGGGACGGGCGGCCGCCTGCCAAAGGGTCGCGGGTCACGGCGTTTCACAGCCttcctccctgctgctgctcgtcTTGATCTTCCTGTACCACG AGCCCCTGCTGGCCAAAGAAGTGAAGGGGGTGGCGGGTGAGAACGTCACCATCCTCTTCTCCTTCAACGGCTCCTTCGATGGCACCCTGCTGAAGTACGCCAACCTCTACAAGGACGGGAACAAGTCGGCCGAGTGGAGGGCGGCGTCCTCGCCCGCCCCGTCCTCTCACCTGTCCTTAAATGTGACGAGCGGCAAGGTGGCCCTCGTCATCCACGGGGTCACGGAAGGGGACTCCGGAACGTACTACGTGGCGCTTTTCCACGACCGCTCGAACGCGGACGTCACCGAGAGCTTCAAAGTGCTGCTCACGGTCCACCTGGCAGCCACAG ATCTGACACCCGTGAACTGCACAGAGACCTCTGCGGGAAGCTCGCAGTCCATCACGTACGTCTACGTCATCTGCGGGCTGGGGGCCGCCGTGCTGTCCGTGGCGCTCGTCAGCTGGTTCTACCTGACCAATGAGAGGAGCTCAG CCAACCAGCCGACTCAGAGGAGTGCCGAGAACAGCCAG GTGACCAGCAAGGATCCCAGCCACCTTCCCGGGTACTCCATAGAGTACGGGGTGCTGGAATTCCAAAGCAGACCAAGCGGGCAGGATGGAGACTGGAGCAGAGGGTCCAGACTGGATCTCCGGGACAATGTGGAGTACTCGGTCATCACCTTCCAGCAGAGGAATCACCAGGGAGCAGCAAAGAACCCGACAGGAGTCTGCTGA
- the LOC108921569 gene encoding tctex1 domain-containing protein 2-like: protein MEGSNAVGNTYVIRPNYQHKFKAAVVKECIRNVLQGALSGRQYEPQEVPFLSRSLADSIKEKVKETGLDRYKLVVQVVIGEQRGEGVKMAARCFWDADTDSYAQDVYMNDSLFCVAAAFGCYYY from the exons ATGGAAGGGAGCAACGCGGTGGGAAACACGTACGTCATCAGGCCAAACTATCAGCACAA GTTCAAAGCCGCCGTGGTGAAGGAGTGTATCCGCAAcgtcctgcagggggcgctgtctGGCCGGCAATACGAGCCGCAGGAGGTCCCGTTTCTGAGCCGCTCGCTCGCGGACTCCATCAAAGAGAAGGTCAAGG AAACAGGCTTGGACCGATACAAGCTGGTGGTACAAGTGGTGATTGGAGAGCAACGAGGGGAAGGTGTGAA GATGGCTGCACGCTGCTTCTGGGATGCAGACACGGACAGCTACGCCCAAGACGTCTACATGAAC GACAGTCTATTTTGTGTGGCCGCTGCATTCGGCTGCTACTACTACTGA